CTTCTTGAGGACTGTGAGGAGGGATTTGACAAGGTATGAGGAACTGGACAAAGAAGCTCAAGCACAAATGAATGAGGAGCTTTCTGGGTGGAAGCTTGTTGTAGGAGATGTCTTCAGAGAACCAGATTGTCCAAAGCTTCTCTGCGTGATGATTGGAGATGGAGTTCAGATTATGGGAATGGCAGCTGTCACTATAGTTTTTGCTGCCTTCGGTTTCATGTCACCAGCTTCACGAGGAATGCTACTGACAGGGATGATTATTCTTTATCTTTTCTTGGGTATTGTGGCTGGGTATGTTGCTGTACGTCTCTGGAGAACTCTGAAGGGAACTTCAGAAGGATGGAGGTCTGTTTCGTGGTCCGTTGCGTGCTTCTTTCCTGGAATTGTCTTTGTTATCCTTACGGTATTGAATTTTATTCTGTGGGGCAGTAAAAGTACTGGTGCAATCCCCATTTCCCTGTATTTTGTACTTTTATCTCTCTGGTTCTGCATTTCTGTGCCTCTGACTCTCATTGGAGGATTCATAGGGACCAGAGCTGAAGCTATTCAATATCCTGTAAGAACCAACCAGATTCCTCGGGAGATTCCTGCACGCAAATATCCATCATGGCTTCTTGTTCTTGGTGCTGGGACCCTTCCATTTGGAACCCTTTTCATTGAACTCTTCTTCATCCTATCTAGCATCTGGCTTGGCAGGTTTTATTACGTGTTTGGCTTCTTGCTTATAGTTCTTCTACTACTGATCATCGTTTGTGCCGAAGTGTCAGTGGTCCTTACCTACATGCATCTTTGTGTCGAGGACTGGAGATGGTGGTGGAAGGCTTTCTTTGCTTCGGGTTCAGTATCACTCTATGTGTTCCTCTACTCCATTAATTACTTGGTCTTTGACCTACAAAGTTTGAGTGGTCCTGTGTCAGCTATTCTTTATCTCGGGTACTCAATGATCATGGCGATTGCGATAATGCTGTCAACAGGCACCATTGGCTTCATCACATCATTCTATTTTGTCCATTATCTCTTCTCATCCATCAAGATCGACTAAAAGTTTCATTTGGTGATCTTCATCAACTGGTAGAAAAGACATAGGCATGTAAGAGTATGATATATCGGTGAAGTTGCCATTGGTAGCTAATCATGTTACACTCATCAAAGAGACACTCAAAATCATTCaaaattatatgttaattttgGTGGTGGTTGAGTGTAGGACCTGAGAGATTTAAAAGTCTGATTAGTAGTTACGAGTTTTTGTTTGGATTACATGTAGGAAGTTGTAGTTTGTTGGACGTTAAATCTTGTATTTTATCTCATATTTTTAATCAAATAGAAACATTTACTTTCTAAGATCACAGCCATGGACCATGGTCCTTTTAATACTTCTTTGGCTCATAAAAAGACCAACCATAATAATGAGGTTAagaatatacaatttaatttctttGTTTAAATTTCCTTCATTCTCTCTGGATAGATACGAAGGCTCGCTTGAAATGTAGAAATGTTGAAGCAGAAAtgtgtgggcaaaaatatagatttaaaaaatggtttagacaaaaaaaata
This is a stretch of genomic DNA from Gossypium arboreum isolate Shixiya-1 chromosome 11, ASM2569848v2, whole genome shotgun sequence. It encodes these proteins:
- the LOC108473942 gene encoding transmembrane 9 superfamily member 12-like, whose protein sequence is MVFPESKMPGVCWVFLLLLLFAHICDGFYLPGSYMHTYSTEDTIFAKVNSLTSIETELPFSYYSLPYCKPLGGVKKSAENLGELLMGDQIDNSPYRFRMNVNESLYLCTTSLLNEHEVKLLKQRTRDLYQVNMILDNLPVMRIAKQNGVNIQWTGFPVGYSPPNSNDDYIINHLKFKVLVHEYEGSGVEIIGTGEDGMAVFPKADKKKASGFEIVGFEVVPCSIKYDPEAMTKLHMYDKVSSVNCPLGLDKSQIIRERERISFTYEVEFVKSDIRWPSRWDAYLKMEGARVHWFSILNSLMVITFLAGIVFVIFLRTVRRDLTRYEELDKEAQAQMNEELSGWKLVVGDVFREPDCPKLLCVMIGDGVQIMGMAAVTIVFAAFGFMSPASRGMLLTGMIILYLFLGIVAGYVAVRLWRTLKGTSEGWRSVSWSVACFFPGIVFVILTVLNFILWGSKSTGAIPISLYFVLLSLWFCISVPLTLIGGFIGTRAEAIQYPVRTNQIPREIPARKYPSWLLVLGAGTLPFGTLFIELFFILSSIWLGRFYYVFGFLLIVLLLLIIVCAEVSVVLTYMHLCVEDWRWWWKAFFASGSVSLYVFLYSINYLVFDLQSLSGPVSAILYLGYSMIMAIAIMLSTGTIGFITSFYFVHYLFSSIKID